The Salmo salar chromosome ssa06, Ssal_v3.1, whole genome shotgun sequence sequence GTGCGAGTCAACTGCACTTTTATACTTTCATTAAGGTTAATTGCAAGTGGAGCCATGTCATTTTGTTCCTTCTTCGGGGGTGAGGTCTTTAAAGACCACTTTAAAACTGGTAAGAGGCTCctcagctagctaagatagcgTTGCAAGTTAGTCAGTTACAGTAGCTACAGTATCTTAGCTAACTTGTAAACATGAGATTAGTCAGTTAAAGTAACTTCTACATCTGCTTTGCCTGCTGTTTGGAGttgtaggctgggtttctgtataagcactttgtgatatctgaTGTAataagggttttataaatacatttgatatgatttgGGACGTCGTGGCACATAACTATAACGTCTGTGGTATCTTTTACAGTAACGTTAGCCCAACTGTGTCCTAAAATGGACTATGACCTAACTTATGCTCAATCAGTAGCTAACTAAAAGTAGCATGCTTTTGTAATCACTGATTACACAAGGCCCACGTTCAGTTGCCAAACGTTTtcgaacgttgcagatagaaataccaTGAATAGAGCCGACGTGAgtccttattctacatgtcagagagcCACGTTTGCTCTACATAGCTAACAtgtttctatctgaacgttccaaaacGTTGCATACTGCTGAACGCGCCCCTGGCTTTTACCAAACCGTGATGGAAGATTGAACCACCAGCCATTTGTTAAACTGTAGCAACTTATTCTACTGTGCCAAGAAAACAAATGTAAACCAAACGTTAGTAGTTGCAGTAACTATAAAGTATAATTGAAAGTAATAATTGTATTATGTATAAGTATACAATGTAGCGCCTATACAAGTATATTCAGATCTTAATGTGGCCACTTATGTCATCATTTCTCCTAAATGTAGGTTTTGACATGTCCTCCTGTTACATCACTCAAAGAGAATGTGTTGAACATGGATCCCTCCCATGTATAGATGACAAACCGGTTTGGTTAAGGAAATAATGCCAGTCAACTGCACTTTTCTCCTCTCATTGAGGATTATTCCTGGTGGATTAATGATGTTTTCACTGGTCAAATCATCCTGTAACTTCACTCAAAGAGAATGTGTTGAACATAGATCCTAGATCTACTTTTGGCTAATCTCACTAATCTTCTATCTCCCCAGGGTTAtatgtgtgtgcccagtgtggccaccagctgttcTCCAGCAGATCTAAGTACGAGCATTCCTCCCCCTGGCCTGCCTTCACTGAGACCGTCCTCCAGGACAGTGTGTCCAAGCACGAGGAGAGACCTGGGGCATTCAAGGTGAGATCCTCTCAGTTTGGGCCTGGAGTTGCATTGGACCAGAGTTGTGAAGTTTAGCTTAGGTACAGATCTAAGATCAGCTAAGCTTCCTCTTCCCCAATcgtaaccattagtgggggaaatgcaaaactAACCCAAGATCATTGTCTATGGCACTGGTCACCAACCGATTGACTGGTCGATCTTCTAGGCATTCGTAGTCGATCACAACacttctgtagaaaagccaatgATAAAGGCTTGGGCTCctttattaaaaaaatgtattcgacTTTGTGCTTTGGGCggaaggtgcacttgattcagaagccctgcgcGCCGGGTAGGCAAAGAGTTCCCATTTTAAATGACTTCATTTGTCTGAAGGGACAAACTCTGCTTACCCAGTGGACCAGGAGAGCTGTGGCTAAATCAAGTGCTCCTACTGTGCTAGCCAATCAGATGGCTCAAATCACTTGGTACAGCTTCCACGACCCCTCAGCAAAGTTTGATAGTAGCGCTAGCCATGACCAGAGAGAAACTGTCAGGGAATACcgcagagctgctgtttttatggttGACTTCATGTTGACgtttttattcagcactgtcaacactgtttttattcaacacttttacAAAACATAAACACGCTTCTCCTTCATT is a genomic window containing:
- the LOC106606701 gene encoding methionine-R-sulfoxide reductase B1-A, which produces MSFCSFFGGEVFKDHFKTGLYVCAQCGHQLFSSRSKYEHSSPWPAFTETVLQDSVSKHEERPGAFKVRCGKCGNGLGHEFVGDGPKKGLSRFUIFSSSLKFVPKDKVDGQ